In Arthrobacter sp. QXT-31, one genomic interval encodes:
- the rpe gene encoding ribulose-phosphate 3-epimerase produces the protein MSTSPLNCCINPSILSADFANLEAELARISNADAVHVDVMDNHFVPNLTIGLPVVERIQKVSPVPLDAHLMISNVDRWAPQFADAGLASVTFHVEASDAPIKLARELRARGSKAGMALRPATPVEPYLDMLPELDMLLIMTVEPGFGGQAFLDVTLPKIRRARAAVDGSGVNVAIQVDGGITEETIVRAAEAGANVFVAGSSVYGKPSPADAIESLRANGQLAFAPAGQRANDVVFQQA, from the coding sequence ATGTCCACCTCACCCCTGAATTGCTGCATCAACCCCAGCATCCTCTCCGCGGACTTCGCAAACCTCGAAGCCGAGCTGGCCCGCATCAGCAACGCCGACGCCGTGCACGTGGATGTCATGGACAACCACTTCGTGCCCAACCTGACCATTGGCCTGCCCGTGGTGGAACGGATCCAGAAGGTCAGCCCTGTGCCTCTGGACGCCCACCTGATGATTTCCAATGTGGACCGCTGGGCACCGCAGTTCGCCGACGCCGGCCTGGCCTCCGTGACTTTCCACGTCGAGGCGTCCGACGCCCCCATCAAACTGGCCCGCGAACTCCGCGCCCGCGGGTCCAAGGCCGGCATGGCACTGCGCCCCGCCACCCCCGTGGAGCCCTACCTGGACATGCTCCCGGAACTGGACATGCTGCTGATCATGACCGTCGAACCCGGCTTCGGCGGCCAGGCATTCCTGGACGTCACCCTGCCCAAGATCCGCCGCGCCCGGGCCGCCGTTGACGGCTCCGGCGTGAACGTCGCCATCCAGGTCGACGGCGGCATCACCGAGGAAACCATCGTCCGCGCCGCTGAGGCCGGCGCCAACGTCTTCGTCGCCGGATCGTCCGTGTACGGCAAGCCGTCACCGGCCGACGCCATCGAATCCCTCCGCGCCAACGGCCAGCTCGCCTTCGCCCCGGCAGGACAGCGCGCCAACGACGTCGTATTC
- the tal gene encoding transaldolase produces the protein MTNATPTAQLSEAGLSIWLDDLSRERLASGSLQKLIDQKNVVGVTTNPSIFQAAITSGTDYDAKIAELAAQGAGVEETIFEITTTDVADACDLFAPIAAATNGVDGRVSIEVDPRLAWDTEGTIAEAKNLFKKVDKDNVLIKIPATLEGLDAITAVLAEGISVNVTLIFSLDRYRAVINAFQSGLEQAKENGHDLSKIHSVASFFVSRVDTEIDKRLDVIGTPAAKALKGKAGVANARLAYQVYEKLFSTDRWAVLAEAGARPQRPLWASTGVKDPAYPDTLYVTELVAAGVVNTMPEKTLDATFDHGVVTGDTLTGTYSEANTVLTALEHLGVSYNNVVALLESEGLEKFVASWKELLADVEGALAAARKAS, from the coding sequence ACGCAACACCCACCGCACAGCTTTCCGAGGCAGGCCTGTCCATCTGGCTCGATGACCTATCCCGCGAGCGGCTCGCCAGCGGCAGCCTGCAGAAGCTCATCGACCAGAAGAACGTGGTCGGCGTAACCACCAACCCGTCCATCTTCCAGGCCGCGATCACCTCCGGCACGGACTACGACGCCAAGATCGCCGAACTTGCCGCGCAGGGCGCCGGCGTGGAGGAGACGATCTTCGAAATCACGACGACGGATGTCGCCGACGCGTGCGACCTCTTCGCCCCGATCGCCGCCGCCACCAACGGCGTCGACGGCCGCGTCTCCATCGAGGTCGACCCCCGCCTGGCCTGGGACACCGAAGGCACCATCGCCGAAGCCAAGAACCTCTTCAAGAAGGTCGACAAGGACAACGTCCTGATCAAGATCCCGGCCACCCTTGAGGGCCTGGACGCCATTACGGCGGTGCTGGCCGAGGGCATCAGCGTCAACGTGACCCTGATCTTCTCCCTCGACCGCTACCGGGCTGTCATCAACGCCTTCCAGTCCGGTCTGGAGCAGGCCAAGGAAAACGGCCACGACCTGTCCAAGATCCACTCCGTCGCCTCGTTCTTCGTCTCCCGCGTGGACACCGAAATCGACAAGCGCCTCGACGTGATCGGCACCCCCGCGGCCAAGGCACTCAAGGGCAAGGCCGGCGTCGCCAACGCCCGTCTGGCCTACCAGGTCTACGAAAAGCTGTTCTCCACGGACCGCTGGGCAGTCCTTGCCGAAGCCGGCGCCCGCCCCCAGCGCCCGCTCTGGGCCTCCACCGGCGTGAAGGACCCGGCCTACCCGGACACCCTCTACGTCACCGAGCTCGTGGCCGCCGGCGTCGTGAACACCATGCCGGAGAAGACCCTGGACGCCACCTTCGACCACGGCGTGGTGACCGGCGACACCTTGACCGGCACGTACTCCGAAGCGAACACCGTCCTCACGGCCCTTGAACACCTCGGCGTGTCCTACAACAACGTCGTTGCGCTGCTCGAGTCCGAGGGCCTGGAAAAGTTCGTGGCCAGCTGGAAGGAACTCCTGGCCGACGTCGAAGGCGCCCTCGCCGCTGCCCGGAAGGCTTCCTAG